The genomic region CTTCGCCTTATCTACTTCCAAAATAGGCATTCCGTAAATTGGGCTGCTCGAATCAGTTCGCGCTGCTGGATTCACAACATCATTTGCCCCAATAACCAAGGCAACATCCGTCTGTTCAAACTGGGGATTAATATCATCCATGTCGTACAACTGCGGATAAGGCACATTCGCCTCAGCCAACAACACGTTCATGTGCCCAGGCATCCGTCCGGCAACTGGGTGAATCGCATACTTCACTTCAACTCCCAGTTTTTCCAAACCATCAGCCAACTCGCGTACAGCGTGCTGCGCCTGCGCCACTGCCATCCCATACCCAGGAACAATGACTACAGAGCGGGCATAACCCAGCATCATCGCGCCTTCTTCACTATCTATGCTGCGTACAGCTTTATCGCCAAGATCTGCACCTGCACCGCCACCAGATCCACCAGCGCTACCAAACGCACCAAATAACACGCTTACTAAGGAGCGGTTCATCGCCTTACACATGATCTGGGTGAGGATCAATCCAGACGCGCCAACCAAAGCACCAGCGATGATCAGCATATTGTTCATCACCACGAAACCAGCAGCCGCAGCAGCTACCCCCGACAAGGAGTTCAATAGGGAAATTACCACTGGCATATCGCCCCCACCGATGGGAATGACGAACAAAACGCCCAGCAGTAAGGAAACAGCAACCATTCCCAAGAAGACGGGCAGGTTTTGCGGGTCGATAGCTAGGAAGACTGAACAAACAACAAAGCTAACTAGCAGTAAGGCATTAATTGGTTGCTGGAAGGGAAATGAGATCGGCGAACCACTAATCAGTCCCTGCAATTTGGCAAAGGCAACCATACTGCCTGTAAAAGTTACACCACCGATAAAGACGCTACTGATGATCGAGAGATTGGCGTCAAGGGGTATTGCTTGCTGCGTTCCCAGCAACCGCCAGAATTCTGCTACGGCTACGAGGGCTGATGCTGCACCTCCCAAGCCGTTGAGCAAACCCACCATTTGGGGCATATCGGTCATTTCTACTTTATAGGCTGCGATCGCTCCCAATACCGAGCCAATCAGCAAACCCACCAAAATCATCTCGTAGTTCAGCACCTGCCGATCCAGCAGCGTCCCTACTACAGCAAGCAGCATCCCTACAGATGCCCACAAATTGCCCTGACGAGCAGTTGCTGGCGAACCCAGCTTCTTCAAACCCAGGATGAATAAAGATGCCGCCACTAAATAAGTCAGCTGTATCCCTGTTGGCAGAAAATCCGTCATATCTGTTGTTAGTTCTAGTTGTTGGTTGTTAGTTGTAAGGGGTCAGCAATAGCGCGATCGCTTATCGATTTGGATGCGCGATAAATATGCTCTTGTAGCGACGCCGATTTATCGCGTCTCCCACTATGCCTTGACTTCCTTCTTCTTAAACATTTGCAGCATTCGATCTGTTACTAGGAAACCGCCCACCACGTTGATGGTTGCCAGTACGATGGCAATCAAGCCCAAAATAACGGTTAAATTTGACTCGCGTGGCCCAGCAACAACCAGTGCGCCGATCACGGCAATTCCAGAAATCGCATTAGCTCCAGACATCAGAGGGGTGTGTAGCGTTGGCGGTACTTTGTTGATGACTTCAAATCCTGTAAAAGATGCCAGGACAAAGACAAACAACGCAGCAATCAAGGCTTCATTCATATCAGGTGATAGTTCTTAGTTTTTGGTTGGAACTGTTACTTGTTACTTGTTAGTTAGTCTTCCTACTAATGACTAACCTAATCAATTACAAAACTAGGCATTTACTGCTAGCTGAGTCAAAGCATCCCGCACTCGTTGATTGAGAATCTCGCCGTTGTGAGTAACGCAAGTGCTGCTAACGATGTCGTCTTCCAAATTCAGCTGCAACGCGCCATCTTTAATCAGATATTGCACCAACGTCAAAACGTTTTTGGCATACATCTGGCTGGCGTGTATTGGCATCGAGGAAGGTAAGTTAATCGGGCCAATAATTGTAACGCCGTTGCGCTGGACATCTTTGCCTGGTTCCGTGCAGGCGCAGTTACCGCCTTGTTCTGCTGCCAAATCGACAATCACAGATCCGGGTTTCATCCGCGCTACCATCTCCTCTGTCACTAGGATGGGCGCTTTCCTACCGGGAACTTGGGCTGTGGTAATCACCACATCCGAGTTGCCTACGTGTTCTGCTAATACTTCTTGGGTGCGTTGCTTGGATGCTTCGGAAATTTCCTTGGCATAACCACCTGCTGCTACGGTTTCTTCTTCGAGTTTGACTTCGACGAATTTAGCACCAAGGCTTTGCACTTCTTCCTTCACTGCTGGACGAATATCAAAGGCTTCGACAACAGCACCGAGTCTGCGGGCAGTTGCGATCGCTTGCAGTCCAGCTACCCCAGCACCCATGATAAACACTTTAGCCGGAGCGATCGTTCCTGCGGCTGTCGTCAACATCGGGAAAAACTTGGGCAATGCTGCTGCTGCAATTAGCACAGCTTTATACCCAGCCACCCCAGCTTGAGAGGATAAAGCATCCATACTCTGAGCGCGACTGCTGCGAGGAATCAGCTCCATACTCAAAGCAGTCACCCTGCGATCTGCCAGACGCTGCACTGTGCTTGGATTCCCCAAGGGATTTAAAAACCCTACCAACATGCCGCCTTCGGGCAGTTGATAAACTTCATGCTCTTTTGGAGCATTGACTTTCAGTAGGATATCGGCGCTACCCCACAAATGATTTGTATCGGAGATAATCTTTGCTCCTGCTGCTTCATAGGCGTCGTTAGAAAAGAAAGACGCTTCACCAGCCCCAGCCTCTACCCAGACTTCTAAACCCTGTTTTACCAATTTGGCAACAGTGTCAGGAATTAGGGCAACGCGATGTTCGCCAACTTCAATTTCTTTGGCAACCGCTATTCTCATGAAATCTCCTTTTTTCTGCCTAAATTTAGTACCGATGACATCAAAACTTACCTGAACTTGTTATGCCAGCACGAGCAGGGTTTTCCTCATTCTTTCGAGAGAATTCATTGCCTCAATTTCACGCGCTTCCCTCTGGTAGAGAGTAGGGTCGGTTGGCATCCGGTTGCTACTTTACAACAGCTTGCCTTGTGACGCCAGCGAGTGACACTCTTAGAGTCAATGCGGGGATTTATTAGCCATCTCACTTTGCATACTATGTCGATCCCCAATTTCGAGAAGGTATTTTTAACTTGTCTTAGGAATTCTTTAATTCAGTTATATAAAGCGAACGATTTTTTAGCAGTTACCTACAATATTTTTTTTAATATTTGTAACAACTCTGATACAGTCAGACATAATTGGCAATGAAAATACCTGAAAGGAGCGATCGCGTCGGCTTCTAAGTCTTACAGGCGGGGAAGCAGGCAATATATCCCCGATATTTAATCTGCCTGCGGAAATCAATTTCCGCAGGCTCCTAACGCCCGACTCCCCGCACCCCAATGGCACTTTTGTGTCACCAGCAACGTCACTGCCACAGATTTAGCTCGGATGCTCTACCGCGAACAAGTTGAAAATAGTAAAGTTTAGTAACAGCAGCCAGATTCCTACGATTGAGGTACTTGCCTATGTTTTCCATAAAATCCTCTAAGCAACGCATCGTTCTTTTTGGCGCGATGGCAGGTTGTTTGCTGAGTGGGTTGCCTGCGGTCACTCTGGCGCAAAGTCTGCCCGGATTAACCCTATGGGGGGGTGTTGAACGCAAAGATCAGCTAAATTACCGCTTGGATTTCGGCGGTCAAGCGGATCAGTGGGATCGGTACCGACTGAAGATTCCCTCCAACAAAATGGAATTAGGGGTTGCCGAGTTTGCCATTTCTTATCCCGATTACTACAAAGGCAAGTTTGACACCAAGCGCATTGAGGTGCTTGTTAAAGACAAAGCTGTGCCCCTGCAAGAGGTGAAGTGGGATAAAGAGAATCACCTGCTCCAGATTTACCTAAAGGAGCCGATTCAGGCGGGTAACAAGGTGGAAATACATTTATCTAACGTGAAAAATCCGCCCTTTGGAGGCATTTACTATTTTGAGTGTCGGATTCTCACGCCGGGTGATGTCCCCCTACCCCGTTACCTCGGCACCTGGATGTTGAGCATTAGTTAAGAATTGGGGTGTTCTGCTTTGTTGATGGTTTATCACCATCAACAATTGACCTTTTGACCAATGGCTGCTAAAACCTGCTATTGTAATAGATTGTGACTTTTTTTAACAGTCAAGCAGTCAAGCGAGAGTAATTTTTTATGACCAAGCGTACTCTGGGCGGCACCAACCGCAAGCGAAAAAGAACATCTGGTTTTAGAGCGCGGATGCGGACGAAAAACGGCCAAGCCGTCATCAAAGCACGGAGAAAGAAGGGACGTTATCGGCTGGCAGTTTAGCCAGAGTTGATATGGTAATGGCAGCTTACCGTGGCATTGCCTAAAGTAAATCGACTCAGGCGACGGCAAGATTTTCAGGCCGTGTATAAAAGGGGCATTCGTCGCAAAGCCCCTAATTTGACTTTATACGGTCTGCGTGCTAATGCTGGAGGGAAACGTGATGGCGGCTTCCCCCCGTCTTTAGCAGGAGGGAAAACAGACTTAAAATCCGAGGCTACAGAGGGTAATAAACCCCGATTAAAATCATCAGCTCTTGGTACGAATGCGACGCTAATTGGCATTTCTATAAGCCAAAAAGTGAGCAAAAAGGCAACAGTGAGGAATCGGATCAAGCGACAGATTCGGGCAGCCGCGCGATCGCTATTGCCCCGCCTAAAGCCAGGATGGCTGTTGGTAGTAGTAGTAGGACAGAAAGCTCCAGAGTGCGATTATGCTCAACTTTTGGGACAATTAGAGCAGTTGTTGGTAGAAGCAGAGGTATTAAATGGGAATTAAAGAGGAAACTTTTTATGAAGGTGGCCCCCACGTTGGCGATCTGATAATCAATATCCTGCTGGGATTCACAGTGATTTGTTTGCCTCTAACAGTGGGATCGATTGTGAGAGCGCTTTGGCTGCGCTACCGCATCACAAATCGTCGCATCTCGGTAACGGGTGGTTGGATGGGGCGCGATCGCACCGACATCATCTACTCCGAAATTGTTAAGGCAGTCAAAATCCCCAGAGGCTTCGGCGCCTGGGGAGACATGGTACTTACCCTGCGCGATGGCAGTCGTCTGGAGCTAAGATCCGTTCCTAATTTCCGGGAAATTTATTCCTACATAGAGGAGCAAGTCGCTGCCAGAACAGGTAAAACCAGCGGCTTCCAAAAGTAATAAAGTCTCTGCCACCATAAAGGCTGTCTTGCACAAAGCTGCCATTGGTGGCTTTGCATGACACCTAGATGTAACAAGATTCGATACATTAGATTAAGAAAACTTTACAGCGCCTAGCGGGACTAGGAACGAATGGACTTTGGTATCTCGTTTCTCTCCAATAACGTCATGCTGCCGATCCTGGATTTTTTCTACGGGATCGTGCCCAGCTATGGTCTCGCCATCGTGGCGTTGACACTCGTGATTCGCTTTGCCCTCTATCCCCTCAGCGCTGGCTCCATTCGCAACATGAGGCGAATGAAAATCGCCCAACCGTTGATGCAAAAGCGAGTCAAAGAAATACAAGAGCGCTACAAAGACGATCCTGCTAAACAACAGCAGGAAATGAGCGATGTCTACAAAGAATTTGGCAACCCACTAGCAGGATGCTTCCCCGTCCTGCTGCAAATGCCAGTCTTATTTGCTCTATTCGCCACCTTGCGGGGGTCCCCGTTCTCGGATGTAAACTACAACATCAACCTGCAAATCTTTCCGGCGGAACAAATTGAGCAAATCCAACCGCAAGCCTTCGCAACACCACCCCAAAACATCTACGTTGCCGATGGCGTTCATGCGCCATTAATAGCCAGTCTGCCAGGAGGCAACAATCTTGGAGTAGGGCAAAAAACAAATATCGAATTTCAAACCGTTTCTGGCCAACCCCTGAAAGCCCTTGCTGCCGAATATCCAGATACGAAACTTGCACCGCGTTGGAAGGTGGCCAAAGGCGAAGATAAGGTTCAACTGAATGAAGATGGGACTATCGTTGCACTCCAACCAGGAGAGGTGACAATTCAAGGAAGTCTTCCAGGACTAGCGTCAGATAAAGGATTTCTGTTCATTGATGCACTAGGGCGCGTCGGCGCTGTGGATCAAGACGGAACCGTCCACTGGGATATTGTGGGGATGGTGATATTCTTTGGCGTCAGTTTGTATATCAACCAGCTTCTAAGCGGCAGCAATCAAGATGCAGGTTCAAACCCGCAGCAAGCGGCGCAAGGTACGGTTAACAAAATCACCCCAATAATTTTCTCGGGGATGTTTTTGTTCTTCCCGCTACCAGCTGGGGTGCTGATGTACATGGTGATAGCCAACATTTTTCAAACCCTCCAGACATATATTCTGATGCGGGAGCCGCTGCCAGAAAACCTGCAAAAACTGGTAGAAGTGCAAGAAAAAGAAAAGGCCAAGAACGAAGAAAAAGCAATCCCTTTCGAGCCAAAAGCTTCTAAGAAAAAAGCTAGAGGGGAATCATGAGCGATCGCCAAATAGAGCGGGGGCAGCAGTGGCTTGAAGAACTGCTTAAACAGGGACAGTTTAAAACAGGTGTCAAGGCAGAAAAGCAAGCTTTATATCAACATACGGCAGGCGAAGCTGAACCAGGCGAAAGTGACGGCGACCTACCAGAAGCAGACAGCTACTGGTTGACCATCGACGAAACGAAACTGACACCGACACAAATCAATGCCTTGACTGGCCCTTCTGGTGCCACCCTCGATGCCATCCAGTATTTGGCTAATTCTATTCTCAACTTAGGTCAAGAGCGCGAGCTGCAAGGCTCATACACCATAGAACTCAACGGCTACCGCGTCCGGCGTCTGGCAGAACTCCGCGCTATGGCTCTTGAAGCCGCAGATACAGTGCGCTCCTCGGGTGAAGAAGTTGAATTGAGATCGCTCTCTTCAGCCGAGCGGCGGATGGTTCATACCTTTTTTCAGGATTGCGACGATATAGAAACTTACAGTCGCGGATCTGAACCAGATAGGCGTCTCGTCCTGCGCCTGCGGTAATTTTAGATTTTAGATTTTAGATTGGAGATAGGGGATTTATCCAAAATCAAAAATCTAAAATCCAAAATCATGTTCGGGAGGAGGGCAAAAGCCATCATGGAAAGTATTCACATTCCTCAACTGACAAAAGCGCCTCAAAAAACACAGGTAATTGAGGTTGATGAGTTTCTCCCCGACTTGGAAACGCTAACGCCAGTGCGCGGAAGGGTTTCTGTGGCACATAAGGGGAGCTACCTTGAGGTTTCCGCAACTGCGGAGACGATTATTACCTTAAATTGCCATCGGTGCTTGCAACAGTTCAATCATCGGTTATCGCTCAAAACATCGGAAATGATTTGGTTAGATGAATCCGCTGACCAACCTGATAATGGCCCGTTAGAACGAGAAACTGCCATTGAAGACTTGGTGGAGGCA from Microcoleus sp. FACHB-831 harbors:
- the rnpA gene encoding ribonuclease P protein component, producing MALPKVNRLRRRQDFQAVYKRGIRRKAPNLTLYGLRANAGGKRDGGFPPSLAGGKTDLKSEATEGNKPRLKSSALGTNATLIGISISQKVSKKATVRNRIKRQIRAAARSLLPRLKPGWLLVVVVGQKAPECDYAQLLGQLEQLLVEAEVLNGN
- a CDS encoding DUF177 domain-containing protein, producing MESIHIPQLTKAPQKTQVIEVDEFLPDLETLTPVRGRVSVAHKGSYLEVSATAETIITLNCHRCLQQFNHRLSLKTSEMIWLDESADQPDNGPLERETAIEDLVEALPPQGYFEPEAWLYEQMCLAIPPRQLCDENCPGIQPSDSVVSEQTTDRRWASLADLKKQLS
- a CDS encoding PH domain-containing protein, with amino-acid sequence MGIKEETFYEGGPHVGDLIINILLGFTVICLPLTVGSIVRALWLRYRITNRRISVTGGWMGRDRTDIIYSEIVKAVKIPRGFGAWGDMVLTLRDGSRLELRSVPNFREIYSYIEEQVAARTGKTSGFQK
- a CDS encoding NAD(P) transhydrogenase subunit alpha codes for the protein MNEALIAALFVFVLASFTGFEVINKVPPTLHTPLMSGANAISGIAVIGALVVAGPRESNLTVILGLIAIVLATINVVGGFLVTDRMLQMFKKKEVKA
- the rpmH gene encoding 50S ribosomal protein L34, with amino-acid sequence MTKRTLGGTNRKRKRTSGFRARMRTKNGQAVIKARRKKGRYRLAV
- a CDS encoding DUF2808 domain-containing protein, producing MFSIKSSKQRIVLFGAMAGCLLSGLPAVTLAQSLPGLTLWGGVERKDQLNYRLDFGGQADQWDRYRLKIPSNKMELGVAEFAISYPDYYKGKFDTKRIEVLVKDKAVPLQEVKWDKENHLLQIYLKEPIQAGNKVEIHLSNVKNPPFGGIYYFECRILTPGDVPLPRYLGTWMLSIS
- a CDS encoding R3H domain-containing nucleic acid-binding protein; amino-acid sequence: MSDRQIERGQQWLEELLKQGQFKTGVKAEKQALYQHTAGEAEPGESDGDLPEADSYWLTIDETKLTPTQINALTGPSGATLDAIQYLANSILNLGQERELQGSYTIELNGYRVRRLAELRAMALEAADTVRSSGEEVELRSLSSAERRMVHTFFQDCDDIETYSRGSEPDRRLVLRLR
- a CDS encoding NAD(P)(+) transhydrogenase (Re/Si-specific) subunit beta; its protein translation is MTDFLPTGIQLTYLVAASLFILGLKKLGSPATARQGNLWASVGMLLAVVGTLLDRQVLNYEMILVGLLIGSVLGAIAAYKVEMTDMPQMVGLLNGLGGAASALVAVAEFWRLLGTQQAIPLDANLSIISSVFIGGVTFTGSMVAFAKLQGLISGSPISFPFQQPINALLLVSFVVCSVFLAIDPQNLPVFLGMVAVSLLLGVLFVIPIGGGDMPVVISLLNSLSGVAAAAAGFVVMNNMLIIAGALVGASGLILTQIMCKAMNRSLVSVLFGAFGSAGGSGGGAGADLGDKAVRSIDSEEGAMMLGYARSVVIVPGYGMAVAQAQHAVRELADGLEKLGVEVKYAIHPVAGRMPGHMNVLLAEANVPYPQLYDMDDINPQFEQTDVALVIGANDVVNPAARTDSSSPIYGMPILEVDKAKHTIVIKRGMSAGFAGVENDLFYKDKTMMLFGSARDVVAKLVADVKQL
- a CDS encoding Re/Si-specific NAD(P)(+) transhydrogenase subunit alpha, whose product is MRIAVAKEIEVGEHRVALIPDTVAKLVKQGLEVWVEAGAGEASFFSNDAYEAAGAKIISDTNHLWGSADILLKVNAPKEHEVYQLPEGGMLVGFLNPLGNPSTVQRLADRRVTALSMELIPRSSRAQSMDALSSQAGVAGYKAVLIAAAALPKFFPMLTTAAGTIAPAKVFIMGAGVAGLQAIATARRLGAVVEAFDIRPAVKEEVQSLGAKFVEVKLEEETVAAGGYAKEISEASKQRTQEVLAEHVGNSDVVITTAQVPGRKAPILVTEEMVARMKPGSVIVDLAAEQGGNCACTEPGKDVQRNGVTIIGPINLPSSMPIHASQMYAKNVLTLVQYLIKDGALQLNLEDDIVSSTCVTHNGEILNQRVRDALTQLAVNA
- the yidC gene encoding membrane protein insertase YidC — translated: MDFGISFLSNNVMLPILDFFYGIVPSYGLAIVALTLVIRFALYPLSAGSIRNMRRMKIAQPLMQKRVKEIQERYKDDPAKQQQEMSDVYKEFGNPLAGCFPVLLQMPVLFALFATLRGSPFSDVNYNINLQIFPAEQIEQIQPQAFATPPQNIYVADGVHAPLIASLPGGNNLGVGQKTNIEFQTVSGQPLKALAAEYPDTKLAPRWKVAKGEDKVQLNEDGTIVALQPGEVTIQGSLPGLASDKGFLFIDALGRVGAVDQDGTVHWDIVGMVIFFGVSLYINQLLSGSNQDAGSNPQQAAQGTVNKITPIIFSGMFLFFPLPAGVLMYMVIANIFQTLQTYILMREPLPENLQKLVEVQEKEKAKNEEKAIPFEPKASKKKARGES